A single window of Mycoplasma bradburyae DNA harbors:
- a CDS encoding ATP-dependent helicase has product MKDYLQRLNKQQYDVVTSELIPIFVVAGAGTGKTNVLTSRIAYLIDHYNIPEYRLLAITFTNKAAKQMQHRLELLLQKPKVDVSFRTFHGLCAQIIREEVDHIDNLDNKFNILDEVDQGSVINEIYKSPKYDSYRDTYIDFKKSNILALINEAKIYNLNIPEFLSSDFNKLGEDHKIPNNLINCYNEFYEDYQQALVELNSIDFNDLLNITYNLFQNNRYVLKKWQKRFDCILVDEFQDTNEIQYNIIKLLREENDNFLFVGDPDQSIYGWRGASSEIGDSIQNDFSNLAIKYLTKNYRSKQSILNLANEAIKKNNSRYFKSLISHDLTDLGNKPIWINFANSEYQNRFVIDEIKKMISTKKYSYGDFAILYRTNFSSLSLERLIKENRIPYEIYGGYKFFLRKEIKDLVAYLKLVDTNDNVAFDRIINTPKRMIGESSVAIIKELANKKNVTYFQSLDYLDESELKSSVKNNALKFKALIETLRSKKEDKTPLEILKEIIEVTDYYNYLNESTKIFSVNEFVDFLEKYQNEYENDFGTILTIDDFIQNLALESDIQTGTNQKEKNALKLMTIHSAKGLEFKNVFIINMNENILPSARAISSTNSNKKIAEERRIAYVAYTRAKENLWLCSNEDYDNRSRNESMPSRFLYEIGKEVLDIQNKANNIIHRNDFLTDEDGWYNSKKDSSNLNAWNSTTEIKHNYFVGEIIYHKVYGEGIVRSIGDSTIKVTFKDKKSGSKELLKDHKLISYVKE; this is encoded by the coding sequence ATGAAAGATTATCTACAAAGACTAAACAAACAACAATATGATGTTGTCACTAGTGAGTTAATTCCAATCTTTGTTGTAGCAGGCGCTGGAACAGGTAAAACAAATGTTTTAACATCAAGAATAGCTTATTTGATTGATCATTACAATATTCCAGAATACCGATTATTAGCAATCACTTTCACGAATAAAGCTGCTAAACAGATGCAACACCGACTAGAACTTTTATTACAAAAACCTAAAGTAGATGTATCTTTTAGAACTTTTCACGGACTGTGTGCACAAATCATTCGTGAAGAAGTTGATCATATTGATAACTTAGACAACAAATTCAATATTCTCGATGAAGTTGATCAAGGAAGTGTGATTAATGAAATCTATAAATCACCTAAGTATGATAGTTATCGCGATACCTATATAGACTTTAAGAAAAGTAATATTTTAGCTTTGATTAATGAAGCTAAAATATATAACTTAAATATTCCTGAATTTTTAAGTTCTGATTTTAATAAATTAGGTGAAGATCATAAGATTCCCAACAATCTAATTAATTGTTATAACGAATTTTATGAAGATTACCAACAAGCATTAGTTGAGCTTAATTCAATTGATTTTAATGATTTATTAAATATTACTTATAACCTTTTTCAAAACAATCGTTATGTTTTGAAAAAATGGCAAAAACGTTTTGATTGTATTTTAGTAGATGAATTTCAAGATACTAATGAAATTCAATACAACATCATTAAATTATTAAGAGAAGAAAATGATAATTTCTTATTCGTAGGCGATCCTGATCAATCTATTTATGGTTGAAGAGGTGCTAGTAGTGAGATTGGTGATTCAATTCAAAACGATTTTAGTAATTTAGCTATTAAATATTTAACTAAGAACTATCGATCTAAACAAAGTATTTTAAATTTAGCTAATGAAGCGATTAAAAAAAATAATAGTCGTTATTTCAAATCATTAATATCGCACGATCTGACTGATCTAGGTAACAAACCGATCTGAATTAATTTTGCTAATAGTGAATATCAAAACCGTTTTGTAATCGATGAAATCAAAAAAATGATTTCAACTAAAAAATATTCTTATGGTGATTTTGCGATTTTATATCGAACGAACTTTAGTTCGTTATCTCTTGAAAGACTAATTAAAGAGAATCGTATTCCTTATGAAATTTATGGCGGATACAAATTCTTTTTAAGAAAAGAAATTAAAGATTTAGTTGCTTATCTTAAATTAGTCGATACAAATGATAATGTTGCTTTTGATCGAATTATTAATACCCCTAAAAGAATGATTGGTGAAAGTAGTGTTGCTATTATCAAAGAACTAGCAAACAAAAAAAACGTAACATATTTTCAATCGCTTGATTATTTAGATGAAAGTGAATTAAAGTCAAGCGTTAAAAATAATGCTTTGAAATTTAAAGCATTGATTGAAACTTTAAGAAGCAAAAAAGAAGATAAAACTCCTTTAGAAATCCTTAAAGAAATTATTGAAGTAACCGATTATTATAATTATTTAAATGAATCTACCAAGATCTTTAGTGTCAATGAATTCGTTGATTTCTTAGAAAAATATCAAAATGAATACGAAAATGATTTCGGAACAATTCTAACTATTGATGACTTTATCCAAAATCTAGCGCTTGAAAGCGATATCCAAACAGGGACTAATCAAAAAGAAAAAAACGCTTTAAAATTAATGACGATTCACAGTGCTAAAGGTTTAGAATTCAAGAATGTTTTTATTATTAATATGAATGAAAACATTCTACCAAGTGCTAGAGCAATATCATCTACTAATAGCAATAAAAAAATTGCTGAAGAAAGAAGAATTGCTTATGTAGCATACACTAGAGCTAAAGAAAACCTTTGATTATGCTCAAATGAAGATTATGATAATCGCTCAAGAAATGAATCAATGCCTTCAAGATTTTTATATGAAATCGGTAAAGAAGTATTAGATATTCAAAATAAAGCTAACAACATCATTCATCGTAACGACTTTCTAACTGATGAAGATGGTTGGTACAATTCTAAAAAAGATAGTTCAAATCTAAATGCTTGAAACTCAACCACTGAAATAAAACATAACTATTTTGTCGGTGAGATTATTTACCATAAAGTTTATGGCGAAGGAATCGTTCGTTCAATTGGTGATTCAACAATTAAAGTAACTTTTAAAGATAAAAAATCTGGTAGCAAAGAATTGCTTAAAGATCACAAGTTAATTAGCTATGTCAAAGAATAA
- a CDS encoding 5-formyltetrahydrofolate cyclo-ligase, translating into MSKNKNQLIRKELIDQAIAFAKTNDKKIIDESLTKIVFEYIKSNNFKKIGLYSSLIYEFDTTHLIQKLIDDNYQVFLPRVNDDNTIDFYQIESLDFSFDLKYKIKQPINSINKLDNNLDLFIIPLVGYNSRKIRLGHGKGCYDRFFNNLKYKGYKVCVAYDFMLNDQFDTHQYDVKIDYIFNINNL; encoded by the coding sequence ATGTCAAAGAATAAAAATCAATTAATTCGTAAAGAATTAATTGATCAAGCAATTGCGTTTGCTAAAACAAACGATAAGAAAATTATTGATGAATCATTAACAAAAATAGTTTTTGAATATATTAAATCCAACAACTTTAAAAAGATCGGTCTTTATAGTAGTTTGATTTATGAGTTTGATACAACTCATTTAATTCAAAAATTAATTGATGATAATTATCAGGTTTTTTTACCTAGAGTTAATGATGATAATACAATTGATTTTTACCAGATTGAGTCATTAGATTTTAGTTTTGATCTTAAATATAAAATCAAACAACCTATAAATTCTATAAATAAACTTGATAATAATCTAGATTTATTTATTATCCCTTTAGTAGGTTATAATTCTAGAAAAATCAGACTGGGTCATGGTAAAGGGTGCTATGATAGATTTTTTAATAATTTAAAATATAAAGGTTATAAAGTTTGTGTTGCATATGACTTTATGCTTAACGATCAATTTGATACACATCAATATGATGTAAAAATTGACTATATCTTTAATATTAATAACTTATAA
- a CDS encoding TIGR00282 family metallophosphoesterase, giving the protein MKILFLGDIFGVNGRNIIKKHLRNLRVEHNVDLVIANAENCTHGKGLSKQHYVELMSYGIDFFTMGNHTWAKKEILDILRNKQNIVRPLNLDKSFQYWNDGLGTSVIKYKNKKIRVTNMLGEGVKLNFKLTNPFYVLKDLVKNTNEDLHIVDFHAETTSEKNALAVYFDGQVSAILGTHTHVPTADLRLTPKGMIYVTDVGMCGPGFGSIIGAKAQNVLTKFFYPDQRFNLEVSKLGAQLNAILMEFDDRTNKGISTKRIQILEDDVENYLKEDFSTI; this is encoded by the coding sequence ATGAAAATTCTATTTCTTGGTGATATTTTTGGCGTAAATGGTCGAAATATTATTAAAAAACATCTTCGCAATTTAAGAGTTGAACACAATGTTGATTTAGTTATTGCTAACGCTGAAAACTGCACACACGGTAAGGGTTTATCAAAACAACATTATGTTGAATTAATGAGTTATGGAATTGATTTCTTTACAATGGGAAATCATACTTGAGCTAAGAAAGAAATTTTAGATATTTTAAGAAATAAACAAAATATCGTTAGACCACTTAATTTAGATAAGAGTTTTCAATATTGAAATGACGGCTTAGGAACAAGTGTTATTAAATATAAAAATAAAAAGATTAGAGTTACTAATATGCTAGGTGAGGGCGTGAAATTAAACTTTAAACTTACTAATCCTTTTTATGTACTTAAAGATTTAGTTAAAAATACCAATGAAGATCTTCATATTGTTGATTTTCATGCTGAAACAACAAGCGAAAAAAATGCTTTAGCTGTTTATTTTGACGGTCAAGTATCAGCAATCTTAGGAACTCATACACATGTGCCAACAGCAGATTTAAGACTAACTCCTAAAGGTATGATTTATGTTACTGATGTGGGAATGTGTGGTCCTGGGTTTGGAAGTATTATCGGCGCAAAAGCGCAAAACGTATTAACAAAATTCTTTTATCCAGACCAAAGATTTAATTTAGAAGTATCTAAATTAGGTGCGCAATTAAATGCGATTTTAATGGAATTTGATGATCGTACTAATAAAGGTATATCAACTAAAAGGATTCAAATTTTAGAAGATGATGTTGAAAATTATTTAAAAGAAGATTTTTCAACTATTTAG
- a CDS encoding ABC transporter ATP-binding protein produces the protein MHNQKILEVINLTKKIKRNQDPVINCINFSVKKNQYHVFIGANGAGKTTTIKTIIGAFKKTSGTILINGIDSEVPDARKCIGYVPEVSRFSNNLNTFEYLVWMGRLSGLTKEQAQHKVTKKLEEFNMIRLAKANPNKFSSGQKKKIILIQSLLSDPELLILDEPTANLDPKARIEFMDFTKQLQEKNQTSIFISSHVLTEVDQYANSITILDGGKVIFSGDLNEINQIDAKYKKYVIKLTDINNAKKLFSEAKINWIFNKNKNEFYLYLEDKKITNSLLHDLIVDKNTILAFYEHKFSINEIYEQYIKIGSVQTAK, from the coding sequence ATGCATAATCAAAAGATTTTAGAAGTTATTAACCTAACTAAAAAAATTAAACGCAATCAAGATCCAGTTATTAACTGTATTAATTTTTCTGTTAAAAAGAATCAATACCATGTTTTTATTGGAGCTAACGGGGCAGGTAAAACTACGACAATAAAAACAATAATTGGAGCGTTTAAAAAAACTAGTGGAACAATTCTTATTAATGGTATTGATAGCGAAGTTCCTGATGCTAGAAAATGTATTGGTTATGTTCCTGAAGTATCAAGATTTTCAAATAATTTAAATACTTTTGAATACTTAGTTTGAATGGGTAGATTATCTGGATTAACTAAAGAACAAGCTCAACATAAGGTAACTAAAAAACTAGAAGAATTTAATATGATTAGATTAGCTAAAGCTAATCCAAATAAATTTTCTTCTGGTCAAAAGAAAAAGATTATTTTGATTCAGTCATTATTAAGTGATCCAGAATTATTAATTCTAGATGAACCGACTGCTAATCTAGACCCTAAAGCAAGAATTGAATTTATGGATTTTACCAAACAACTTCAAGAAAAAAATCAAACTTCAATTTTTATCTCTTCACATGTTTTAACTGAGGTTGATCAGTATGCTAATAGCATCACAATCCTTGATGGGGGAAAAGTTATTTTTAGTGGTGACCTTAATGAGATTAATCAGATTGATGCTAAGTATAAAAAATACGTAATTAAATTAACTGATATTAATAATGCTAAGAAGTTATTTAGTGAAGCAAAAATCAATTGGATTTTTAATAAAAATAAAAATGAGTTTTATCTTTATCTAGAAGATAAAAAGATAACAAACTCATTATTACATGATTTAATTGTTGATAAGAATACAATATTAGCATTCTATGAACATAAGTTCTCGATTAACGAGATTTATGAGCAATATATAAAAATTGGTTCAGTGCAAACTGCTAAATAG
- a CDS encoding ABC transporter permease, producing MKQQKQFLVYFAFLLKQIVKKPFIWATILAYFLMVLVILLVFPLYQKTSPAQYWNNPVIQISTFLIPVASIFGIMVSMFLFKDGVADGTELIIISKPVSRRVYVIAKFLVLFITCLVFSFLISCSSIIAKINPQFKLQNMKDLMLGLFIGNFINSLFFGSISIIVSFGLSKNSTIVIVFLAAFLINFQTPLSNLFFESPARVLSSSKHSLLDRSFLTKQLDKNGNPTGKNVVFEPNPSKKADKDNIKKIYQEAEAKTFYNQSFYINIGNALNSIYNLNSLSYEKNANVNFLSSNTKIVFDELFNQNEFYNISLFTQMPDEKGLLKLEEYKLFLTTPLPTQSATSFLRIINPPSFSYLEDDNQNYKTETAEFDLYKKYDNNDDLLTKAYQTFYKNVFTSTKNSQQRSILSVLRELATKYLGEITELRKLKPEQLIAKLSPNLVIFNDLLRSPNLMYDFIAEIEKTDNLTNKQKAQKVYRDRTNLFYSLSAANNITNIKKFSKYTQAIIDNDQLFNNIPGVDHNANINQNLPDFIRLFLNNFVSDLKIPEISLNDIKLLFYNQLFINYVSLYIGQVINTSSIREQIEGKDKKQPYFVNLYPNAIRKDQLANTYEIRKEPIVNPWVIVIILASVSVALLGISSVLYYSKDYA from the coding sequence ATGAAACAACAAAAACAATTTTTAGTCTATTTCGCATTTTTATTAAAACAAATTGTTAAAAAACCGTTTATTTGAGCTACGATATTAGCTTATTTTTTAATGGTTTTAGTAATCCTTTTAGTTTTTCCGCTGTACCAAAAAACATCGCCAGCACAATATTGAAATAACCCAGTTATCCAAATATCAACATTTTTAATCCCAGTAGCTTCAATTTTCGGGATTATGGTCTCGATGTTTTTATTTAAAGATGGTGTAGCAGATGGCACTGAATTGATTATTATCTCCAAGCCGGTCTCGCGGAGAGTTTATGTAATAGCGAAATTTCTAGTTTTGTTTATCACTTGTTTAGTATTTAGCTTTTTAATAAGTTGTAGTTCGATTATTGCTAAAATCAATCCACAATTTAAACTTCAAAATATGAAGGACTTAATGCTAGGATTGTTTATTGGCAACTTTATTAATTCATTATTCTTTGGTTCGATTTCAATCATAGTTTCGTTTGGATTATCTAAAAACAGTACGATTGTTATTGTTTTTTTAGCCGCATTCTTAATTAATTTTCAAACACCATTATCTAACCTTTTCTTTGAATCACCTGCTAGAGTTTTATCAAGCTCTAAACATAGCTTATTAGATCGCTCTTTTTTAACCAAACAATTAGATAAAAATGGTAATCCAACTGGTAAAAACGTTGTTTTTGAACCGAATCCATCAAAAAAAGCTGATAAAGATAATATAAAAAAGATTTATCAAGAAGCTGAAGCTAAAACTTTTTATAATCAATCTTTTTATATCAATATTGGTAACGCATTGAATTCAATTTACAACTTGAATAGTTTATCTTATGAAAAGAATGCTAATGTTAATTTCTTATCATCAAATACTAAAATAGTATTCGATGAACTATTCAATCAAAACGAGTTCTATAATATTAGTTTATTCACGCAAATGCCTGACGAAAAGGGGTTATTAAAATTAGAAGAATACAAATTATTTTTAACAACTCCTTTACCAACACAATCAGCTACTTCATTTTTAAGAATTATCAACCCACCAAGTTTTAGTTATCTTGAAGATGACAATCAAAACTACAAAACTGAAACAGCAGAATTTGATTTATATAAGAAGTATGATAATAATGATGATTTATTAACTAAAGCTTATCAAACTTTTTATAAAAATGTTTTTACATCAACTAAGAATAGTCAGCAACGCTCAATTTTATCAGTGCTTAGAGAATTAGCTACTAAATATCTTGGTGAAATAACTGAATTAAGAAAACTAAAACCAGAACAATTAATCGCTAAACTATCACCTAATTTGGTGATCTTTAATGATTTATTAAGATCACCAAATTTAATGTATGATTTTATTGCAGAAATAGAAAAAACAGACAACCTTACAAATAAGCAAAAAGCACAAAAAGTCTATAGAGATCGAACAAATTTATTTTATTCGTTATCTGCAGCTAACAATATAACTAATATTAAAAAATTTAGCAAATACACTCAAGCAATAATTGATAATGATCAATTATTTAACAATATTCCAGGGGTTGATCATAATGCTAATATTAATCAAAACTTACCTGATTTTATTAGATTATTTTTGAATAACTTCGTATCAGATCTAAAAATACCAGAGATTAGTCTAAATGATATTAAGTTATTATTCTATAACCAACTATTTATTAATTATGTTTCGTTATATATCGGTCAAGTAATTAATACTTCATCGATTAGAGAACAAATCGAAGGTAAAGATAAAAAACAACCTTATTTTGTTAATTTATATCCTAACGCAATAAGAAAAGATCAATTAGCTAATACTTATGAAATTAGAAAAGAACCTATTGTTAATCCTTGAGTTATTGTTATTATATTAGCATCAGTATCAGTTGCTCTATTAGGTATTTCATCGGTTTTATATTATTCAAAAGACTATGCATAA
- the lon gene encoding endopeptidase La produces MAATKSSQKAHLIISRKMVVFPYNQYVLNIGRARSLEVIKKLRESIREDQAKRKTQSSKQECEKILVVVQKNDTIDKPTINDIYKYGTLCEITKIKELIDSDTGEIAYELTVRGVERIKISTTGLKNVQLEEYTDPIGYSVCKTVSSIKPKDLCDLILKEGLLEDSDELKNISKGDLEVNDWDLISMNLVANANNKIGFNFLSEHNQQSFLELDDVKDRFELYFKLWKKAQSNLKNSERNEEVKQVEKMIELKMKKQLTKQQNEYYLREKLKTIKEELGDITNREDDIDNIRAKVKENPYPKHIKERILTEIDRYESTAPMSQEGNVIKSYLDWLINLPWWQVKENNFEINKVTKTLDDNHYGLAKVKEKIVEYLALAMRSKNAKGPIMCLVGPPGVGKSSLVKSIAEALNKEFVKISLGGVHDESEIRGHRRTYVGSMPGRIIKGMKKAGVTNPLFLLDEIDKMGRSTNHGDPTAALLEVLDPELNNKFNDNYIEEDYDLSNVMFVATANYVEGIPEALYDRMEIIELTSYTENEKLSITKNYLIPRALKEAELTPEELSFTDEGIMHVIKHFTKEAGVRSLERVIKQIVRKFLVAALRDKKLKTQTIGVEEVKHYLKKEIFDYTQKDEVTIPGIVNGMAYTQYGGDLLPIEVSIAQGGKGNVVITGNLKETMKESVNVALGYVKANATEFGIDHEIFQKVDLHVHVPSGGIPKDGPSAGTALTTAIISAFTNKKVSPSVAMTGEITLRGKVLPIGGVKEKTISAHRGGVRKIFLPEKNERYLDEVPKEILKDLEIIPVKQYTEIYKNLFSK; encoded by the coding sequence ATGGCAGCAACAAAATCATCACAAAAAGCACATTTAATTATTTCTAGAAAAATGGTTGTATTCCCTTATAACCAATATGTTTTAAATATTGGTAGGGCACGATCTTTAGAAGTTATTAAAAAGCTAAGAGAAAGTATCAGAGAAGACCAAGCTAAACGTAAGACACAATCTTCTAAACAAGAATGTGAGAAAATTTTAGTTGTTGTTCAAAAAAATGACACAATCGATAAACCAACGATTAATGACATTTACAAATACGGAACATTGTGTGAAATTACCAAAATCAAAGAACTAATTGACAGTGATACTGGTGAAATTGCTTACGAATTAACCGTTAGAGGTGTTGAAAGAATTAAAATTAGCACAACTGGACTTAAGAATGTTCAGTTAGAAGAATATACCGATCCAATTGGTTATTCAGTATGTAAAACTGTTTCATCAATCAAGCCTAAAGATTTATGTGATCTAATTCTAAAAGAAGGATTACTAGAAGATTCTGATGAATTAAAAAATATTTCTAAAGGTGATTTAGAAGTTAATGATTGAGATTTAATCTCAATGAATTTAGTTGCTAACGCAAACAATAAAATTGGATTTAATTTCTTATCAGAACACAACCAACAATCATTCTTAGAACTTGATGATGTTAAAGATCGTTTTGAATTGTATTTCAAACTTTGAAAAAAAGCTCAAAGTAATCTTAAAAATTCAGAACGTAACGAAGAAGTAAAACAAGTTGAAAAAATGATTGAGCTGAAAATGAAAAAACAGCTTACTAAACAACAAAATGAATACTATCTTCGTGAAAAATTAAAAACAATTAAAGAAGAATTGGGTGATATCACAAATCGCGAAGATGATATCGACAATATCAGAGCTAAAGTTAAAGAAAATCCTTACCCAAAACATATTAAGGAACGTATTTTAACTGAAATTGATCGCTACGAATCAACTGCTCCAATGTCTCAAGAAGGTAATGTAATCAAATCTTATTTAGATTGATTAATCAACTTACCTTGATGGCAAGTTAAAGAAAATAATTTTGAAATTAACAAAGTAACTAAAACTTTAGATGATAACCACTACGGTCTTGCTAAAGTTAAAGAAAAGATTGTTGAATACTTAGCTTTAGCAATGCGTTCTAAAAACGCTAAAGGTCCGATTATGTGTTTAGTTGGTCCTCCAGGGGTTGGTAAGTCATCATTAGTTAAATCAATTGCTGAAGCGCTTAATAAAGAGTTCGTAAAAATCTCTTTAGGTGGTGTTCATGATGAATCTGAAATCCGTGGTCATAGAAGAACTTATGTAGGTTCTATGCCTGGTAGAATCATCAAAGGAATGAAAAAAGCTGGTGTGACTAATCCGTTATTCTTATTAGATGAAATTGATAAGATGGGTCGATCAACAAACCATGGTGATCCGACAGCAGCATTGCTAGAAGTATTAGATCCAGAGTTAAACAACAAATTCAATGATAACTACATTGAAGAAGATTACGATCTATCTAATGTAATGTTTGTAGCGACTGCAAACTATGTAGAAGGTATCCCTGAAGCTTTATATGACAGAATGGAGATTATTGAATTAACTTCATATACTGAAAACGAAAAGCTATCAATCACTAAAAACTACCTAATTCCAAGAGCGCTTAAAGAAGCAGAATTAACTCCTGAAGAATTAAGTTTCACTGATGAAGGAATTATGCACGTTATCAAGCACTTTACTAAAGAAGCTGGTGTAAGAAGTCTTGAACGTGTTATCAAACAAATCGTTCGTAAGTTCTTAGTTGCTGCTTTAAGAGATAAGAAACTTAAAACGCAAACAATTGGTGTAGAAGAAGTTAAACACTACCTTAAAAAAGAAATCTTTGACTATACTCAAAAAGATGAAGTTACAATTCCTGGGATTGTAAATGGTATGGCTTATACACAATACGGTGGTGATTTATTACCGATTGAAGTAAGTATCGCTCAAGGTGGTAAAGGTAATGTTGTGATTACTGGTAACCTTAAAGAAACAATGAAAGAATCAGTTAATGTTGCTTTAGGTTATGTTAAAGCTAATGCTACTGAATTTGGTATTGATCATGAAATATTCCAAAAAGTAGATCTTCATGTACACGTTCCAAGTGGTGGTATTCCAAAAGATGGACCAAGTGCTGGTACAGCATTAACAACAGCTATTATCTCAGCATTTACTAATAAAAAAGTAAGTCCATCAGTAGCAATGACTGGTGAAATTACTTTAAGAGGTAAAGTTCTTCCTATTGGTGGTGTTAAAGAGAAAACTATTTCAGCGCACCGTGGTGGAGTTAGAAAGATTTTCTTACCAGAAAAAAATGAACGTTACTTAGATGAAGTTCCTAAGGAAATCTTAAAAGATCTTGAAATCATCCCTGTTAAGCAATACACAGAGATATACAAAAATCTATTTAGTAAATAA
- the tig gene encoding trigger factor, with product MFKIREKNNVDHKVKYILDVDQKTWTDAYQKKLNAAVKNVKIQGFRKGHVPFNEAVKYINHANVYDRAINSLTQPIYTELVKQEKLTESEEVLEERPDVEVIELDDQKLTLSYAFETVPTVKLGDYSSISGFVETKPVDDEELQKELVRIFKSASKLVDKAAGSTLEKGDIAFLDFSGEIDGKAFEGGKAKNYELEIGSNSFIPGFEDQMVGMKVEEKRNLDLTFPKDYHEKTYAGKPVLFKVKLNAIKEVQLPEMTVEKLNEIMRTSYKSLDEAKQDIKQRIEINKNERISQMNTMLLNQFAVDKCEFSHIPKTLIDREVQLLYRQFENQMAQIKMSVDDALKIQNKTKEQLYNNLTEQATKAIKLVLVLEEIASVEKVEATEEDVQKEIEQQIKTMTNNQELQKDQLEALKGYLSGQKELFESMIINKKTVDLIIQKNLKK from the coding sequence ATGTTTAAAATTCGCGAAAAAAACAATGTTGATCATAAAGTAAAATACATCCTGGATGTTGATCAAAAAACTTGAACAGACGCATATCAAAAAAAGCTTAATGCGGCTGTTAAAAATGTAAAAATTCAAGGTTTTAGAAAAGGTCATGTACCTTTTAATGAAGCTGTTAAATACATTAACCATGCTAACGTATATGATCGTGCGATCAATAGTTTAACTCAACCAATCTACACAGAATTAGTTAAACAAGAAAAATTAACTGAATCTGAAGAAGTGCTAGAAGAACGTCCAGATGTTGAAGTTATTGAACTTGATGATCAAAAATTAACTTTAAGTTATGCTTTTGAAACTGTTCCGACAGTAAAACTTGGGGATTATTCATCAATTAGTGGTTTTGTTGAAACTAAACCAGTTGATGATGAAGAATTACAAAAAGAACTTGTAAGAATCTTTAAATCAGCTAGTAAATTAGTTGATAAAGCTGCAGGTTCTACTTTAGAAAAAGGTGATATTGCCTTCTTAGATTTTTCTGGTGAAATCGATGGTAAAGCTTTTGAAGGTGGTAAAGCTAAGAACTATGAATTAGAAATCGGTTCTAATTCATTTATCCCTGGTTTTGAAGATCAAATGGTTGGAATGAAAGTTGAGGAAAAACGTAACCTAGATTTAACATTCCCTAAAGATTATCATGAAAAAACATATGCTGGTAAACCAGTATTATTCAAAGTTAAGTTAAACGCAATTAAAGAAGTTCAATTGCCAGAAATGACTGTTGAAAAGCTTAATGAAATAATGAGAACTTCATATAAATCTCTTGACGAAGCTAAACAAGATATTAAGCAAAGAATTGAGATTAATAAAAACGAACGCATTAGTCAAATGAACACAATGTTGTTAAACCAATTTGCAGTTGACAAATGTGAATTCTCACACATTCCAAAAACTTTAATTGATCGTGAAGTACAACTTCTATACCGTCAATTTGAAAATCAAATGGCACAAATTAAGATGTCTGTAGATGATGCTCTTAAGATTCAAAACAAAACTAAAGAACAACTTTACAACAACTTAACTGAACAAGCTACTAAAGCAATTAAACTAGTTTTAGTTCTTGAAGAAATTGCTTCTGTTGAAAAAGTAGAAGCTACTGAAGAAGATGTTCAAAAAGAAATTGAACAACAAATCAAGACAATGACTAATAATCAAGAGCTACAAAAAGATCAATTAGAAGCTCTTAAAGGTTATTTATCAGGTCAAAAAGAACTTTTTGAATCAATGATTATCAATAAGAAAACAGTTGATTTAATCATTCAAAAAAACCTAAAAAAATAA